From the genome of Bradyrhizobium elkanii USDA 76, one region includes:
- a CDS encoding cupin domain-containing protein — protein MTDDARPKLPAFDPETVAETNATSIPPRHRATNQMRYNRRLGDHAGLTNFGVILTRIVPGGQSSFRHAHSRQDEFVYVLDGEVVLETNGGAQVLTAGMCAGFPAGTGDAHRFINRTERDVKLLVIGDRSAGDEISYPDVDMHAVLGTDGAYKFTTKKGEPL, from the coding sequence ATGACCGACGACGCCAGGCCAAAACTGCCGGCTTTTGATCCGGAGACGGTAGCCGAGACCAACGCCACCAGCATCCCGCCGCGGCACCGTGCCACCAACCAGATGCGTTACAACCGCCGGCTCGGCGATCATGCCGGCTTGACGAACTTCGGTGTCATTTTGACGCGGATCGTTCCGGGCGGCCAATCGTCCTTTCGCCACGCCCATTCGCGCCAGGACGAGTTCGTCTATGTGCTGGATGGCGAAGTGGTGCTGGAGACCAATGGCGGCGCACAGGTCCTGACGGCAGGAATGTGTGCCGGCTTCCCCGCGGGCACCGGGGACGCGCACCGTTTCATCAACCGCACCGAGAGGGACGTCAAGCTGCTGGTGATCGGTGACCGCAGCGCCGGCGACGAGATCAGCTATCCCGACGTCGACATGCACGCCGTCCTCGGCACGGACGGCGCGTACAAGTTCACGACCAAGAAGGGCGAGCCGCTGTAG